A genome region from Musa acuminata AAA Group cultivar baxijiao chromosome BXJ3-5, Cavendish_Baxijiao_AAA, whole genome shotgun sequence includes the following:
- the LOC103983891 gene encoding sodium/hydrogen exchanger 4 isoform X2, with the protein MALDLFPLAGMVFDDNAAAADRGRVVSVSMFVAVLCLCMVVGHLLEESRWTNESITSIVIGCIVGTIILVASKGKNSHIVRFDQELFFMYLLPPIIFNAGFQVKKKQFFHNFLTILLFGVVGIFISFVIISAGSWKLFPKIGFTGLSIQEYLALGAIFSSTDTVCTLQVLHQDETPRLYSLVFGEGVVNDATSIVLFNTIQKLDVSKLEGWAVLHVFGDFLYLFSTSTILGIAIGLLTSYALRALYFGSRHSTDREIALMVLMAYLSYMMAELSQLSGILTVFFCGIVMSHYAWHNVTENSRITTRHIFATMSFIAETFIFLYVGMDALDIEKWKAMKTSLKTCFGIYGVIIFLVLLGRAAFVFPLSILSNYISSHSETSLITLRHQVVIWWAGLTRGAVSIALAFSQFAHSGVTWDPVYATMITSTMVVVLFSTLVFGFLTKPLINVVLPHHVHHGSDQQPKTDDITLSLIPPEDSAESGLQQARRSLSRLLARPVHTIHAYWRKFDDKYMRPVFGGPT; encoded by the exons ATGGCGCTCGATCTCTTCCCCCTCGCGGGAATGGTGTTCGACGACAACGCCGCGGCCGCCGATCGCGGCCGCGTCGTCTCCGTCTCGATGTTCGTTGCCGTGCTCTGCCTGTGCATGGTCGTGGGGCACTTGCTGGAAGAAAGCCGATGGACCAACGAGTCCATCACTTCCATCGTAATC GGATGCATCGTTGGTACCATAATCTTGGTCGCTAGCAAAGGAAAAAATTCCCACATTGTCAGGTTTGATCAGGAATTATTTTTCATGTATCTTCTACCACCAATCATCTTCAATGCTGG GTTTCAGGTTAAGAAGAAACAGTTCTTCCATAATTTTTTGACAATATTGTTGTTTGGAGTAGTTGGCATTTTCATTTCATTTGTCATCATTTCAGCAG GTAGCTGGAAGCTCTTTCCGAAAATTGGTTTTACAGGCCTGAGCATTCAGGAATATTTAG CTCTTGGGGCGATATTTTCCTCCACCGATACAGTCTGTACGTTACAG GTACTTCATCAAGATGAGACTCCCCGTCTGTACAGCTTGGTGTTTGGTGAAGGAGTTGTAAATGATGCTACATCTATTGTCCTTTTCAACACAATCCAGAAGCTTGATGTCTCTAAACTAGAAGGCTGGGCTGTATTACATGTTTTTGGAGATTTTCTATACTTGTTTTCCACAAGCACAATCTTGGGAATTGCT ATTGGGCTTTTGACTTCTTATGCTCTTAGGGCCCTTTACTTTGGTAG CAGGCATTCAACTGACCGTGAAATAGCTTTGATGGTTCTAATGGCATATTTATCCTACATGATGGCTGAG CTGTCTCAGTTGAGCGGGATTCTGACTGTTTTCTTTTGTGGGATTGTCATGTCCCATTATGCATGGCATAATGTAACTGAAAACTCTAGGATCACTACAAG GCATATTTTTGCTACCATGTCATTCATTGCAGAAACATTCATCTTTCTTTATGTGGGAATGGATGCCCTTGACATTGAGAAGTGGAAGGCAATGAAAACAAG TTTGAAGACGTGCTTTGGCATCTATGGTGTCATTATTTTTCTAGTTTTGCTGGGCCGTGCTGCATTTGTCTTCCCTCTCTCTATTTTATCCAACTACATAAGTTCGCATTCTGAAACATCACTGATAACACTCAGACACCAG GTCGTGATTTGGTGGGCTGGTCTCACGAGGGGAGCTGTGTCTATTGCATTGGCATTCAGTCAG TTTGCACACTCTGGTGTTACATGGGATCCAGTTTATGCAACAATGATCACCAGCACAATGGTAGTTGTGCTTTTCAGCACTCTG GTGTTCGGGTTTCTGACAaagccactcataaatgttgtacTACCTCATCATGTGCATCACGGCAGCGATCAACAACCTAAAACCGATGACATTACCCTTTCTTTAATTCCTCCTGAGGACTCTGCTGAGTCTGGGCTTCAACAAGCGAGAAGAAGTTTGTCACGGCTGCTCGCGAGGCCAGTACATACCATACATGCATATTGGAGGAAGTTTGATGACAAGTACATGAGGCCAGTGTTTGGTGGTCCAACCTAG
- the LOC103983891 gene encoding sodium/hydrogen exchanger 4 isoform X3 gives MALDLFPLAGMVFDDNAAAADRGRVVSVSMFVAVLCLCMVVGHLLEESRWTNESITSIVIGCIVGTIILVASKGKNSHIVRFDQELFFMYLLPPIIFNAGFQVKKKQFFHNFLTILLFGVVGIFISFVIISAGSWKLFPKIGFTGLSIQEYLALGAIFSSTDTVCTLQVLHQDETPRLYSLVFGEGVVNDATSIVLFNTIQKLDVSKLEGWAVLHVFGDFLYLFSTSTILGIAIGLLTSYALRALYFGRHSTDREIALMVLMAYLSYMMAELSQLSGILTVFFCGIVMSHYAWHNVTENSRITTRHIFATMSFIAETFIFLYVGMDALDIEKWKAMKTSSLKTCFGIYGVIIFLVLLGRAAFVFPLSILSNYISSHSETSLITLRHQVVIWWAGLTRGAVSIALAFSQFAHSGVTWDPVYATMITSTMVVVLFSTLVFGFLTKPLINVVLPHHVHHGSDQQPKTDDITLSLIPPEDSAESGLQQARRSLSRLLARPVHTIHAYWRKFDDKYMRPVFGGPT, from the exons ATGGCGCTCGATCTCTTCCCCCTCGCGGGAATGGTGTTCGACGACAACGCCGCGGCCGCCGATCGCGGCCGCGTCGTCTCCGTCTCGATGTTCGTTGCCGTGCTCTGCCTGTGCATGGTCGTGGGGCACTTGCTGGAAGAAAGCCGATGGACCAACGAGTCCATCACTTCCATCGTAATC GGATGCATCGTTGGTACCATAATCTTGGTCGCTAGCAAAGGAAAAAATTCCCACATTGTCAGGTTTGATCAGGAATTATTTTTCATGTATCTTCTACCACCAATCATCTTCAATGCTGG GTTTCAGGTTAAGAAGAAACAGTTCTTCCATAATTTTTTGACAATATTGTTGTTTGGAGTAGTTGGCATTTTCATTTCATTTGTCATCATTTCAGCAG GTAGCTGGAAGCTCTTTCCGAAAATTGGTTTTACAGGCCTGAGCATTCAGGAATATTTAG CTCTTGGGGCGATATTTTCCTCCACCGATACAGTCTGTACGTTACAG GTACTTCATCAAGATGAGACTCCCCGTCTGTACAGCTTGGTGTTTGGTGAAGGAGTTGTAAATGATGCTACATCTATTGTCCTTTTCAACACAATCCAGAAGCTTGATGTCTCTAAACTAGAAGGCTGGGCTGTATTACATGTTTTTGGAGATTTTCTATACTTGTTTTCCACAAGCACAATCTTGGGAATTGCT ATTGGGCTTTTGACTTCTTATGCTCTTAGGGCCCTTTACTTTGGTAG GCATTCAACTGACCGTGAAATAGCTTTGATGGTTCTAATGGCATATTTATCCTACATGATGGCTGAG CTGTCTCAGTTGAGCGGGATTCTGACTGTTTTCTTTTGTGGGATTGTCATGTCCCATTATGCATGGCATAATGTAACTGAAAACTCTAGGATCACTACAAG GCATATTTTTGCTACCATGTCATTCATTGCAGAAACATTCATCTTTCTTTATGTGGGAATGGATGCCCTTGACATTGAGAAGTGGAAGGCAATGAAAACAAG CAGTTTGAAGACGTGCTTTGGCATCTATGGTGTCATTATTTTTCTAGTTTTGCTGGGCCGTGCTGCATTTGTCTTCCCTCTCTCTATTTTATCCAACTACATAAGTTCGCATTCTGAAACATCACTGATAACACTCAGACACCAG GTCGTGATTTGGTGGGCTGGTCTCACGAGGGGAGCTGTGTCTATTGCATTGGCATTCAGTCAG TTTGCACACTCTGGTGTTACATGGGATCCAGTTTATGCAACAATGATCACCAGCACAATGGTAGTTGTGCTTTTCAGCACTCTG GTGTTCGGGTTTCTGACAaagccactcataaatgttgtacTACCTCATCATGTGCATCACGGCAGCGATCAACAACCTAAAACCGATGACATTACCCTTTCTTTAATTCCTCCTGAGGACTCTGCTGAGTCTGGGCTTCAACAAGCGAGAAGAAGTTTGTCACGGCTGCTCGCGAGGCCAGTACATACCATACATGCATATTGGAGGAAGTTTGATGACAAGTACATGAGGCCAGTGTTTGGTGGTCCAACCTAG
- the LOC103983891 gene encoding sodium/hydrogen exchanger 4 isoform X4 codes for MALDLFPLAGMVFDDNAAAADRGRVVSVSMFVAVLCLCMVVGHLLEESRWTNESITSIVIGCIVGTIILVASKGKNSHIVRFDQELFFMYLLPPIIFNAGFQVKKKQFFHNFLTILLFGVVGIFISFVIISAGSWKLFPKIGFTGLSIQEYLALGAIFSSTDTVCTLQVLHQDETPRLYSLVFGEGVVNDATSIVLFNTIQKLDVSKLEGWAVLHVFGDFLYLFSTSTILGIAIGLLTSYALRALYFGRHSTDREIALMVLMAYLSYMMAELSQLSGILTVFFCGIVMSHYAWHNVTENSRITTRHIFATMSFIAETFIFLYVGMDALDIEKWKAMKTSLKTCFGIYGVIIFLVLLGRAAFVFPLSILSNYISSHSETSLITLRHQVVIWWAGLTRGAVSIALAFSQFAHSGVTWDPVYATMITSTMVVVLFSTLVFGFLTKPLINVVLPHHVHHGSDQQPKTDDITLSLIPPEDSAESGLQQARRSLSRLLARPVHTIHAYWRKFDDKYMRPVFGGPT; via the exons ATGGCGCTCGATCTCTTCCCCCTCGCGGGAATGGTGTTCGACGACAACGCCGCGGCCGCCGATCGCGGCCGCGTCGTCTCCGTCTCGATGTTCGTTGCCGTGCTCTGCCTGTGCATGGTCGTGGGGCACTTGCTGGAAGAAAGCCGATGGACCAACGAGTCCATCACTTCCATCGTAATC GGATGCATCGTTGGTACCATAATCTTGGTCGCTAGCAAAGGAAAAAATTCCCACATTGTCAGGTTTGATCAGGAATTATTTTTCATGTATCTTCTACCACCAATCATCTTCAATGCTGG GTTTCAGGTTAAGAAGAAACAGTTCTTCCATAATTTTTTGACAATATTGTTGTTTGGAGTAGTTGGCATTTTCATTTCATTTGTCATCATTTCAGCAG GTAGCTGGAAGCTCTTTCCGAAAATTGGTTTTACAGGCCTGAGCATTCAGGAATATTTAG CTCTTGGGGCGATATTTTCCTCCACCGATACAGTCTGTACGTTACAG GTACTTCATCAAGATGAGACTCCCCGTCTGTACAGCTTGGTGTTTGGTGAAGGAGTTGTAAATGATGCTACATCTATTGTCCTTTTCAACACAATCCAGAAGCTTGATGTCTCTAAACTAGAAGGCTGGGCTGTATTACATGTTTTTGGAGATTTTCTATACTTGTTTTCCACAAGCACAATCTTGGGAATTGCT ATTGGGCTTTTGACTTCTTATGCTCTTAGGGCCCTTTACTTTGGTAG GCATTCAACTGACCGTGAAATAGCTTTGATGGTTCTAATGGCATATTTATCCTACATGATGGCTGAG CTGTCTCAGTTGAGCGGGATTCTGACTGTTTTCTTTTGTGGGATTGTCATGTCCCATTATGCATGGCATAATGTAACTGAAAACTCTAGGATCACTACAAG GCATATTTTTGCTACCATGTCATTCATTGCAGAAACATTCATCTTTCTTTATGTGGGAATGGATGCCCTTGACATTGAGAAGTGGAAGGCAATGAAAACAAG TTTGAAGACGTGCTTTGGCATCTATGGTGTCATTATTTTTCTAGTTTTGCTGGGCCGTGCTGCATTTGTCTTCCCTCTCTCTATTTTATCCAACTACATAAGTTCGCATTCTGAAACATCACTGATAACACTCAGACACCAG GTCGTGATTTGGTGGGCTGGTCTCACGAGGGGAGCTGTGTCTATTGCATTGGCATTCAGTCAG TTTGCACACTCTGGTGTTACATGGGATCCAGTTTATGCAACAATGATCACCAGCACAATGGTAGTTGTGCTTTTCAGCACTCTG GTGTTCGGGTTTCTGACAaagccactcataaatgttgtacTACCTCATCATGTGCATCACGGCAGCGATCAACAACCTAAAACCGATGACATTACCCTTTCTTTAATTCCTCCTGAGGACTCTGCTGAGTCTGGGCTTCAACAAGCGAGAAGAAGTTTGTCACGGCTGCTCGCGAGGCCAGTACATACCATACATGCATATTGGAGGAAGTTTGATGACAAGTACATGAGGCCAGTGTTTGGTGGTCCAACCTAG
- the LOC103983891 gene encoding sodium/hydrogen exchanger 4 isoform X5, whose product MALDLFPLAGMVFDDNAAAADRGRVVSVSMFVAVLCLCMVVGHLLEESRWTNESITSIVIGCIVGTIILVASKGKNSHIVRFDQELFFMYLLPPIIFNAGFQVKKKQFFHNFLTILLFGVVGIFISFVIISAGSWKLFPKIGFTGLSIQEYLALGAIFSSTDTVCTLQVLHQDETPRLYSLVFGEGVVNDATSIVLFNTIQKLDVSKLEGWAVLHVFGDFLYLFSTSTILGIAIGLLTSYALRALYFGSRHSTDREIALMVLMAYLSYMMAELSQLSGILTVFFCGIVMSHYAWHNVTENSRITTRHIFATMSFIAETFIFLYVGMDALDIEKWKAMKTSSLKTCFGIYGVIIFLVLLGRAAFVFPLSILSNYISSHSETSLITLRHQVVIWWAGLTRGAVSIALAFSQFAHSGVTWDPVYATMITSTMVVVLFSTLNFFSTEDAQPLFIYQLLLVT is encoded by the exons ATGGCGCTCGATCTCTTCCCCCTCGCGGGAATGGTGTTCGACGACAACGCCGCGGCCGCCGATCGCGGCCGCGTCGTCTCCGTCTCGATGTTCGTTGCCGTGCTCTGCCTGTGCATGGTCGTGGGGCACTTGCTGGAAGAAAGCCGATGGACCAACGAGTCCATCACTTCCATCGTAATC GGATGCATCGTTGGTACCATAATCTTGGTCGCTAGCAAAGGAAAAAATTCCCACATTGTCAGGTTTGATCAGGAATTATTTTTCATGTATCTTCTACCACCAATCATCTTCAATGCTGG GTTTCAGGTTAAGAAGAAACAGTTCTTCCATAATTTTTTGACAATATTGTTGTTTGGAGTAGTTGGCATTTTCATTTCATTTGTCATCATTTCAGCAG GTAGCTGGAAGCTCTTTCCGAAAATTGGTTTTACAGGCCTGAGCATTCAGGAATATTTAG CTCTTGGGGCGATATTTTCCTCCACCGATACAGTCTGTACGTTACAG GTACTTCATCAAGATGAGACTCCCCGTCTGTACAGCTTGGTGTTTGGTGAAGGAGTTGTAAATGATGCTACATCTATTGTCCTTTTCAACACAATCCAGAAGCTTGATGTCTCTAAACTAGAAGGCTGGGCTGTATTACATGTTTTTGGAGATTTTCTATACTTGTTTTCCACAAGCACAATCTTGGGAATTGCT ATTGGGCTTTTGACTTCTTATGCTCTTAGGGCCCTTTACTTTGGTAG CAGGCATTCAACTGACCGTGAAATAGCTTTGATGGTTCTAATGGCATATTTATCCTACATGATGGCTGAG CTGTCTCAGTTGAGCGGGATTCTGACTGTTTTCTTTTGTGGGATTGTCATGTCCCATTATGCATGGCATAATGTAACTGAAAACTCTAGGATCACTACAAG GCATATTTTTGCTACCATGTCATTCATTGCAGAAACATTCATCTTTCTTTATGTGGGAATGGATGCCCTTGACATTGAGAAGTGGAAGGCAATGAAAACAAG CAGTTTGAAGACGTGCTTTGGCATCTATGGTGTCATTATTTTTCTAGTTTTGCTGGGCCGTGCTGCATTTGTCTTCCCTCTCTCTATTTTATCCAACTACATAAGTTCGCATTCTGAAACATCACTGATAACACTCAGACACCAG GTCGTGATTTGGTGGGCTGGTCTCACGAGGGGAGCTGTGTCTATTGCATTGGCATTCAGTCAG TTTGCACACTCTGGTGTTACATGGGATCCAGTTTATGCAACAATGATCACCAGCACAATGGTAGTTGTGCTTTTCAGCACTCTG AATTTCTTCTCAACTGAGGATGCCCAACCGTTGTTCATTTATCAGCTGTTGTTAGTCACATGA
- the LOC103983891 gene encoding sodium/hydrogen exchanger 4 isoform X1: protein MALDLFPLAGMVFDDNAAAADRGRVVSVSMFVAVLCLCMVVGHLLEESRWTNESITSIVIGCIVGTIILVASKGKNSHIVRFDQELFFMYLLPPIIFNAGFQVKKKQFFHNFLTILLFGVVGIFISFVIISAGSWKLFPKIGFTGLSIQEYLALGAIFSSTDTVCTLQVLHQDETPRLYSLVFGEGVVNDATSIVLFNTIQKLDVSKLEGWAVLHVFGDFLYLFSTSTILGIAIGLLTSYALRALYFGSRHSTDREIALMVLMAYLSYMMAELSQLSGILTVFFCGIVMSHYAWHNVTENSRITTRHIFATMSFIAETFIFLYVGMDALDIEKWKAMKTSSLKTCFGIYGVIIFLVLLGRAAFVFPLSILSNYISSHSETSLITLRHQVVIWWAGLTRGAVSIALAFSQFAHSGVTWDPVYATMITSTMVVVLFSTLVFGFLTKPLINVVLPHHVHHGSDQQPKTDDITLSLIPPEDSAESGLQQARRSLSRLLARPVHTIHAYWRKFDDKYMRPVFGGPT, encoded by the exons ATGGCGCTCGATCTCTTCCCCCTCGCGGGAATGGTGTTCGACGACAACGCCGCGGCCGCCGATCGCGGCCGCGTCGTCTCCGTCTCGATGTTCGTTGCCGTGCTCTGCCTGTGCATGGTCGTGGGGCACTTGCTGGAAGAAAGCCGATGGACCAACGAGTCCATCACTTCCATCGTAATC GGATGCATCGTTGGTACCATAATCTTGGTCGCTAGCAAAGGAAAAAATTCCCACATTGTCAGGTTTGATCAGGAATTATTTTTCATGTATCTTCTACCACCAATCATCTTCAATGCTGG GTTTCAGGTTAAGAAGAAACAGTTCTTCCATAATTTTTTGACAATATTGTTGTTTGGAGTAGTTGGCATTTTCATTTCATTTGTCATCATTTCAGCAG GTAGCTGGAAGCTCTTTCCGAAAATTGGTTTTACAGGCCTGAGCATTCAGGAATATTTAG CTCTTGGGGCGATATTTTCCTCCACCGATACAGTCTGTACGTTACAG GTACTTCATCAAGATGAGACTCCCCGTCTGTACAGCTTGGTGTTTGGTGAAGGAGTTGTAAATGATGCTACATCTATTGTCCTTTTCAACACAATCCAGAAGCTTGATGTCTCTAAACTAGAAGGCTGGGCTGTATTACATGTTTTTGGAGATTTTCTATACTTGTTTTCCACAAGCACAATCTTGGGAATTGCT ATTGGGCTTTTGACTTCTTATGCTCTTAGGGCCCTTTACTTTGGTAG CAGGCATTCAACTGACCGTGAAATAGCTTTGATGGTTCTAATGGCATATTTATCCTACATGATGGCTGAG CTGTCTCAGTTGAGCGGGATTCTGACTGTTTTCTTTTGTGGGATTGTCATGTCCCATTATGCATGGCATAATGTAACTGAAAACTCTAGGATCACTACAAG GCATATTTTTGCTACCATGTCATTCATTGCAGAAACATTCATCTTTCTTTATGTGGGAATGGATGCCCTTGACATTGAGAAGTGGAAGGCAATGAAAACAAG CAGTTTGAAGACGTGCTTTGGCATCTATGGTGTCATTATTTTTCTAGTTTTGCTGGGCCGTGCTGCATTTGTCTTCCCTCTCTCTATTTTATCCAACTACATAAGTTCGCATTCTGAAACATCACTGATAACACTCAGACACCAG GTCGTGATTTGGTGGGCTGGTCTCACGAGGGGAGCTGTGTCTATTGCATTGGCATTCAGTCAG TTTGCACACTCTGGTGTTACATGGGATCCAGTTTATGCAACAATGATCACCAGCACAATGGTAGTTGTGCTTTTCAGCACTCTG GTGTTCGGGTTTCTGACAaagccactcataaatgttgtacTACCTCATCATGTGCATCACGGCAGCGATCAACAACCTAAAACCGATGACATTACCCTTTCTTTAATTCCTCCTGAGGACTCTGCTGAGTCTGGGCTTCAACAAGCGAGAAGAAGTTTGTCACGGCTGCTCGCGAGGCCAGTACATACCATACATGCATATTGGAGGAAGTTTGATGACAAGTACATGAGGCCAGTGTTTGGTGGTCCAACCTAG
- the LOC103983891 gene encoding sodium/hydrogen exchanger 4 isoform X6 — translation MALDLFPLAGMVFDDNAAAADRGRVVSVSMFVAVLCLCMVVGHLLEESRWTNESITSIVIGCIVGTIILVASKGKNSHIVRFDQELFFMYLLPPIIFNAGFQVKKKQFFHNFLTILLFGVVGIFISFVIISAGSWKLFPKIGFTGLSIQEYLALGAIFSSTDTVCTLQIGLLTSYALRALYFGSRHSTDREIALMVLMAYLSYMMAELSQLSGILTVFFCGIVMSHYAWHNVTENSRITTRHIFATMSFIAETFIFLYVGMDALDIEKWKAMKTSSLKTCFGIYGVIIFLVLLGRAAFVFPLSILSNYISSHSETSLITLRHQVVIWWAGLTRGAVSIALAFSQFAHSGVTWDPVYATMITSTMVVVLFSTLVFGFLTKPLINVVLPHHVHHGSDQQPKTDDITLSLIPPEDSAESGLQQARRSLSRLLARPVHTIHAYWRKFDDKYMRPVFGGPT, via the exons ATGGCGCTCGATCTCTTCCCCCTCGCGGGAATGGTGTTCGACGACAACGCCGCGGCCGCCGATCGCGGCCGCGTCGTCTCCGTCTCGATGTTCGTTGCCGTGCTCTGCCTGTGCATGGTCGTGGGGCACTTGCTGGAAGAAAGCCGATGGACCAACGAGTCCATCACTTCCATCGTAATC GGATGCATCGTTGGTACCATAATCTTGGTCGCTAGCAAAGGAAAAAATTCCCACATTGTCAGGTTTGATCAGGAATTATTTTTCATGTATCTTCTACCACCAATCATCTTCAATGCTGG GTTTCAGGTTAAGAAGAAACAGTTCTTCCATAATTTTTTGACAATATTGTTGTTTGGAGTAGTTGGCATTTTCATTTCATTTGTCATCATTTCAGCAG GTAGCTGGAAGCTCTTTCCGAAAATTGGTTTTACAGGCCTGAGCATTCAGGAATATTTAG CTCTTGGGGCGATATTTTCCTCCACCGATACAGTCTGTACGTTACAG ATTGGGCTTTTGACTTCTTATGCTCTTAGGGCCCTTTACTTTGGTAG CAGGCATTCAACTGACCGTGAAATAGCTTTGATGGTTCTAATGGCATATTTATCCTACATGATGGCTGAG CTGTCTCAGTTGAGCGGGATTCTGACTGTTTTCTTTTGTGGGATTGTCATGTCCCATTATGCATGGCATAATGTAACTGAAAACTCTAGGATCACTACAAG GCATATTTTTGCTACCATGTCATTCATTGCAGAAACATTCATCTTTCTTTATGTGGGAATGGATGCCCTTGACATTGAGAAGTGGAAGGCAATGAAAACAAG CAGTTTGAAGACGTGCTTTGGCATCTATGGTGTCATTATTTTTCTAGTTTTGCTGGGCCGTGCTGCATTTGTCTTCCCTCTCTCTATTTTATCCAACTACATAAGTTCGCATTCTGAAACATCACTGATAACACTCAGACACCAG GTCGTGATTTGGTGGGCTGGTCTCACGAGGGGAGCTGTGTCTATTGCATTGGCATTCAGTCAG TTTGCACACTCTGGTGTTACATGGGATCCAGTTTATGCAACAATGATCACCAGCACAATGGTAGTTGTGCTTTTCAGCACTCTG GTGTTCGGGTTTCTGACAaagccactcataaatgttgtacTACCTCATCATGTGCATCACGGCAGCGATCAACAACCTAAAACCGATGACATTACCCTTTCTTTAATTCCTCCTGAGGACTCTGCTGAGTCTGGGCTTCAACAAGCGAGAAGAAGTTTGTCACGGCTGCTCGCGAGGCCAGTACATACCATACATGCATATTGGAGGAAGTTTGATGACAAGTACATGAGGCCAGTGTTTGGTGGTCCAACCTAG
- the LOC103983891 gene encoding sodium/hydrogen exchanger 4 isoform X7, with product MALDLFPLAGMVFDDNAAAADRGRVVSVSMFVAVLCLCMVVGHLLEESRWTNESITSIVIGCIVGTIILVASKGKNSHIVRFDQELFFMYLLPPIIFNAGFQVKKKQFFHNFLTILLFGVVGIFISFVIISAGSWKLFPKIGFTGLSIQEYLALGAIFSSTDTVCTLQIGLLTSYALRALYFGRHSTDREIALMVLMAYLSYMMAELSQLSGILTVFFCGIVMSHYAWHNVTENSRITTRHIFATMSFIAETFIFLYVGMDALDIEKWKAMKTSSLKTCFGIYGVIIFLVLLGRAAFVFPLSILSNYISSHSETSLITLRHQVVIWWAGLTRGAVSIALAFSQFAHSGVTWDPVYATMITSTMVVVLFSTLVFGFLTKPLINVVLPHHVHHGSDQQPKTDDITLSLIPPEDSAESGLQQARRSLSRLLARPVHTIHAYWRKFDDKYMRPVFGGPT from the exons ATGGCGCTCGATCTCTTCCCCCTCGCGGGAATGGTGTTCGACGACAACGCCGCGGCCGCCGATCGCGGCCGCGTCGTCTCCGTCTCGATGTTCGTTGCCGTGCTCTGCCTGTGCATGGTCGTGGGGCACTTGCTGGAAGAAAGCCGATGGACCAACGAGTCCATCACTTCCATCGTAATC GGATGCATCGTTGGTACCATAATCTTGGTCGCTAGCAAAGGAAAAAATTCCCACATTGTCAGGTTTGATCAGGAATTATTTTTCATGTATCTTCTACCACCAATCATCTTCAATGCTGG GTTTCAGGTTAAGAAGAAACAGTTCTTCCATAATTTTTTGACAATATTGTTGTTTGGAGTAGTTGGCATTTTCATTTCATTTGTCATCATTTCAGCAG GTAGCTGGAAGCTCTTTCCGAAAATTGGTTTTACAGGCCTGAGCATTCAGGAATATTTAG CTCTTGGGGCGATATTTTCCTCCACCGATACAGTCTGTACGTTACAG ATTGGGCTTTTGACTTCTTATGCTCTTAGGGCCCTTTACTTTGGTAG GCATTCAACTGACCGTGAAATAGCTTTGATGGTTCTAATGGCATATTTATCCTACATGATGGCTGAG CTGTCTCAGTTGAGCGGGATTCTGACTGTTTTCTTTTGTGGGATTGTCATGTCCCATTATGCATGGCATAATGTAACTGAAAACTCTAGGATCACTACAAG GCATATTTTTGCTACCATGTCATTCATTGCAGAAACATTCATCTTTCTTTATGTGGGAATGGATGCCCTTGACATTGAGAAGTGGAAGGCAATGAAAACAAG CAGTTTGAAGACGTGCTTTGGCATCTATGGTGTCATTATTTTTCTAGTTTTGCTGGGCCGTGCTGCATTTGTCTTCCCTCTCTCTATTTTATCCAACTACATAAGTTCGCATTCTGAAACATCACTGATAACACTCAGACACCAG GTCGTGATTTGGTGGGCTGGTCTCACGAGGGGAGCTGTGTCTATTGCATTGGCATTCAGTCAG TTTGCACACTCTGGTGTTACATGGGATCCAGTTTATGCAACAATGATCACCAGCACAATGGTAGTTGTGCTTTTCAGCACTCTG GTGTTCGGGTTTCTGACAaagccactcataaatgttgtacTACCTCATCATGTGCATCACGGCAGCGATCAACAACCTAAAACCGATGACATTACCCTTTCTTTAATTCCTCCTGAGGACTCTGCTGAGTCTGGGCTTCAACAAGCGAGAAGAAGTTTGTCACGGCTGCTCGCGAGGCCAGTACATACCATACATGCATATTGGAGGAAGTTTGATGACAAGTACATGAGGCCAGTGTTTGGTGGTCCAACCTAG